From the genome of Magnolia sinica isolate HGM2019 chromosome 12, MsV1, whole genome shotgun sequence:
cccccccccccatagcttggacatatagcttggcctttttcaAATGTCCGTGGTATCGGTAGCCAATGGGCGTTATGGACGGCAAAGCGGATAATCAGAAATCACGATCCTTGCATTGTGGCATTACTTGAGCCAATGCTAGGTGATGAGAAGTGAATCCGAACAGGTCTAGCATTGGGTTTTCACTTTTGCTTGTCGAATGGTCCAGAGGGTGGAAAGATATGGGTATTCTTCAAGTCTCTTCTTTGGTTGTTTTTAAATCTGATTAGTGTTTATCGATTGTAGCTTCGGTGTAGAATTGCGCTTCCCCGCTTCATATCACATTCGTATATGCAGGGTGTGCTAGGATTTTGAGGAGAACGCTATGGTCGGATCTGGCTCTCCTCTCGGCTTCGATGCATGGTCCTTGGGCGGTATGCAGTGATTTCAATGCAATCTTAGATGAATCTGAAAGGAGTAGGAGGGCTACGAACAGAGCTTCCTCTACAGATTTTGTCAATGCAATTCGCTCCGCGGGCCTCCAAGATGCGGGTTTTACTGGAACCTTCTTACACGTTCCTTTGTCAACCaaaactccgtggggcccaccacatgtccGTATGGAATACACTCCCTTGgatgtgagcccaaaagtgagacagatccaaaattaaggtgggccatgccacaagAAACGCTGGGTGATTTAACACCCACTGTCAACTTCCTTAgtgcccatagaagttttggatccgaaTGATATTATTGTTTTTTCTACATCCTAATGGAAGTCACCTTATGAACGTGCTGAATGGAATATAAGGGATCAGCATGGGcgtcaggaaggtttcaatggtttgtGTTTCCATtctcattgttttctgtggtgtggctcacttgaattttggatctaccaCATTTTTGGAATCACATCTTATCCTGACCTTGCGAAACTGATGGGCGGAGTAGATGTTAGATGGCCAACATGGTGGGTCTACAGAGCTTTGGGCTGCACCAACTCCTTGTAAACACTCACGTGTCAAAGCAGGGCAGCTACTCTCTCGCTTCATGCACGGATATACCTTGCCTTGTAACCAAAGGTTACACGGGACGTGGATTTCCTTGGAAAGCCTTTAGCTGGTAATTGGTATACTAAGTTACACGGGCGGGACTCAACAAAAAGGAactgggcctcacctatcatataagcCCAACAAAggccaccaaaaaaaaaatgacaaaggccacctaatgaaatatgcaatgacGAGGGGGTTAGGAGGACTTGACGGACCCCAGCCCCACCTTATCTAGGAACACCAGCCCACAAATCTCCTGGGGCAGCTAAGCTGAGCTAGCAAAATATGAGGAGGCTTGGGAAGCACTTCCAAGCTTAGCTAAACTATCAGCCGGGATGTTGCCTTCTCTAAGAACGTGCTGAAAACTCAGCCACCTGTAGTTCCCCATTGTATCTATCCTCGAGCTCCAATTCCGCCATATCCAAGAGGGGTTGGAGGAATGGTTGAGAATGTCCACAACTAGCTTGGAATCCAATTCGACAACTATTCTGGACAACCCCTTAGCAAAACATAATACGAGCCCATCCCAAACCACTCTAAATTCAGCTAGATTGTTGAAGCCGACACCGTAGCCTACTGCGAAGGCAAAGATCACATTCCCATTTTCGGATCTACAAATCCCACCACCTCTAGACGGACCAGGATTGCCCCTCGAGGAACCATCCATGTTAAGTTTGACCCAACCGGGCGGGGGACAGGTCCACCTGACAATCTGAATCGGGCCACGGGAAGGAACAGACTGGGGGATCCTCAAGGATTGGAGGGTCAGCACCTACGATTGCTTTGCAAACGTGGCAATGGAGAGATACTTTCTGATCTGACAAAGCCACCAGCTAACACGACTAACAACTGCCGCTGGGACGATGCGACGACCCTCGAATTTGGCCTTATTCCTTACAATCCAGATCTCCCACAACACTAAGCAAGGGACCGGGATGCAGAGAGAAGAGACGCACCCACCAACGGCATTCGACATCCACCATTGGTTCATTTTGGGTTCAAGCGAATTCACCTACAACGAAGACACCCCGAAAATCCTGCCGAAATGAGCAAGAGCGGGCTGTGAGAGCACTATGCATGAATAGGTGGTGCAACGACTCAACCTCAGGCCTACAATCCGGGTGAGCGTCACAGCGGCTGCACTAGGAGACCATAGGGATCCCCTTGGCCTGGATACTAATGTTGAGAGGGACGGCCCCATGTAGAAGACTCTAGATAAAGACAGAGATTTTGGGGGGCAATTTGTTGTTCCAGATTTTATGCGACTAGGGACGCTGGGGACCTGCCAATCTGCACAAGGCCCAAGCAGATTTGACAGAAAAGCAGCCTGAAGGCTCCAAAAGCCAGAAGCACGAGTCCAACTCATCAGAGGTAGCAAATCCACCCTGGAAGATAGCATCCACAACTTCCTGTGGGAGGAGAGTAAGCACCGAGGATGGAGGGAGGGGGCCAACAGCTCCAAGGAAATCCCTCAATTATAAGTTTCGGAGAGGGTTGGGAATGGGCTGGCTGGTGAGCCTAGCGAGCGGCCCTAAGGCCATCCAGTTATCCTCCCAGAGGCTACAAGTACCTCGGTCCACTGCCCACTGAATATTGTCGTCCAAAGCTTGGAAGGTGGACTTGATTTTCTTCCATAGAGGGGAGGGGGCGGCTGCCACACCATGCCCTGCTACCGGATCTATGTCCCTGCCGTATTTAGACTTCATTAGCTCTGCTCAAGGCGAGTTATTGCTGCTGCTCTTCACAACCCAGGCTAACTTCATGCGAATTGCTTCCATGACCTCTTTGAGGGGGCGAATCCCGAGCTCACCTTCCTGCCAAGGCTTAACAATTATCTTCCAACCGACCCAATGAAGCTTCTTGATGCCGTCAGCCCACCCCGAGAGAAAATCAACAAACATCTTCTCAAGGGTGCTAATAATAGATAGCGGAACTTGAGTAACAGCTAAAACATGAATTGGGATACTACTAAGAACATGCCTAATCAGGGTCGCCCTGCCCCCCTGAGATAGGAGCCTAGACTTCCACCCACCAATTCGCCCCTTAACCTTGTCTAAGAGGAAACGGAAATCTGCCGCCTTAACTCCGCCGTCatttgggtctatatgacctaaccaACAGATTTGATcttaaataaacagtatagtgggccttacaaggattttaatggtgtatatccatttactattgttttcccatgatgtggtccacctgagatttatatccctctcatttttgggatcaaaccctaaaatgatatgtaaaaatggatgaacggaatggatgaaacacatacatcatggtggggcccacagagcatcgaccaccagccacgatGTTGCTAGCAAGGGgttagccaatctgtttccatcaTCCGCTTCCACTCGTATGGGTAAAATGGGGACACGGATTTACTTGGAAAGCAGTTCAAAGGAAGTTTCTATGCTAGAAACTTAGgtgtagggctgtacatcgagccaagtcgaggtgggccaagcttggcatGACTCATCTGTGCTCTCCTCGATCGAGCTCGACCTCAGCCtcaagcttaccattggagcttgatttattttccaaaaatttcgagtcgagctcaaggCGAACTAATggatcgaatcgagtcgagttgggcctgctcccaacccgacccaactcgtACTCTACTCAACCCAACAACCCGACCCAATCGACACCCAACCTAATTGACCTAACCCACACCAACctaactcccaaatcaaatattgaattaatatatatatatatatatatatatatatatatatatatatatatatatatatatatatgagtcgagCCAAGATCCACTATGGCCGGACTCAGCTTGTTTTCAAAATGAGCTGGGTCATTTGAACCTTGGCTCGCCTTGAGTCTTCGTTCAAGCCGAACTAGATCGAACCAAGCTGAGTGAGCATTATGAGCTAGCTtagctcgtgtacaaccctacttaGGTGGGGCTTTCCTATATTTATTAgaaatccccaccatccatcatatttgtGAGCTCATTCTAGGACTTTAGAGAAATTTTGAGtaggatccaatactcaaatggaccTCACTAATCCATGcagttcataacgtcattcctactgtgataaaatgagaacacaaatattatactattttaaagcttttgtggctccacgaatatttcaactgtggacgttcaatcctctcgTTTTCAGCTCTCCTGAGTactggatccgtctcatttttagaCACAGCTCTCCTAAGTAccggatccgtctcatttttagcccagtgtcttaaaatgagctcaaaaaaataataataataataaaaataaaaaaagtcggggtggatttctcataaatgtCACGTTGGCCCCCACCTTAGTTCTCGGTGCAGGAACTCTCTGCTAATGACTCCGGCAGGACATCCGCGTCcggaagggaaacggattggctactccccctgccaccagccaatggccggtgttCACTGCCCTGTgtgcctcaccataatgtatttttttcatcttctgtacatctatttttatagatttttactgtatgaaaacaaaaattaggtatatccaaatctcaactggaacacattacaggaaacagtgttgaatgaacatcgaccattaaaaactttttgggagccataaaagttttggatcaagctgatctttgtttttgacCTTCATCTGTGTCtgcatgacctaattaacagattggatgtcaaataaacaggacAGTGGgctttagaaggattttaatggtggatatccaatcactattgtttacctgtcgtgtggtccacctgagattcctatccctcttatttttgggatcaagcattaAAATAATCCATAAAAAATTGAATGAACagaagggatgaaacacatacatcatggtggggctcacagagcaccgaccagctggtggtagggggagtagctaatccgtccGTTTCCAGGGAAAAGATGAACCGCCGATTGCTAACGCATTTATGGCGTACACGTGGTTTGTTGGCCGACACTATCTTTGCAAGCCATGATGAGGACTAGGCTGACCTGACAAGAAGCCTCCAACGGGACATCATCCAGCCTTCACATGGGATGGGAAGAGAGAAAAGGCATCTGAAGgaagggcgcggattggataccgagATGTCAGTAGCCAAACCGatatgtcaccaagctctgtggactcCACCAAGATGcgcgtgttgtatccataccgtccaaccattcgtAGAAATGGTTTTATGGCATTATAAAgagaatgagatatatctaaatttctagtgatccaccacagaaaaccgtgggagctgtcacacccaccgttgaaacatttatagggcccacagtgatgtatttttgagatccaccctattcataagttaacatatagatagatgaagtgaaaacaaaaatatcaccttgatcagaAATtgctgtagcccctaagaagttttgaatggtggatgtcactgtcctcactattttctatggtgggtccacttgaactttatatctatctcattctctttgttatgtcataaaatgatatctaaaaatggttggacggtatgtatacaaaacatacatcatggtagggtccacggagcttggtgacgtcacttcagtagttaTTTGGCTActaaccttgtcagtatccaatccgtgcCCGCCATCAGCcaatagctggtggtcggtgctctgtgggccccaccatgatgtatgtgtttcatccattctgtccatctaattttctagattattttatggtatgatacaaaaaatgaggtacatccaaatctcaagtggactgcattacagcaaacagttttgaatgagagtcaactattaaaaactttttgggggcaataaaagctttgcatcaagctgatctttgttttttcccttcatctgggtatgtatgacctaatcaacagatttgatatcaaataaacagtgcagtgggccttaggaggattttaattgtggacatccaatcactattgttttcctgtggtgtggtccacctgagatttatatccatctcatttttggtaacaagccataaaattatctgtcaaactggatgaaacacagagcatcgaccattacCCATTGGCTCGTGGcgtggggagtagccaatccgtttctgctGGTGACAGGGGTACGTAGTAGCCAATTAATGGTGGGACATCCCGTCATTGACGTTGACTCCAGTTGCGATATTACCCCGTGCATAAAGGTAGCCGATTACCTGTTGCCGGGCAACACGTTAGTAAGTGTTATCGTaaccatgtgggcccacttgatgtatttcatctcattttatttgttatatatccacgccatacgttgtttcatctcattttatttgttatatatccacgccatacgttgtttcatctcattttaggacgtatCCCAAACTTAAGAAGATGCgaatctcagatgggccatatcaCCAGAAACcgtgatgaatgaccattgaaaactttttaggagtAGCAAAAGTTCTTAATTAAGTTAATCTTCCAGAtcgatcttcttgacattatcaacaggttggaataTTGCAGATAAACATTAGAAAAACCTTAGGATGGACCTTTGAATTTTTAATAGTGAGGAACTAAATCACGACTGTTACCTGttgtgtggtccgcctgagattcaTAAAAGCATAATTTTTTGGACTGTCTAACCAACTGAGTTGGAGAAAAGGatgtgttatattttgttttaaaatagtattaaaatttgaatttttaaat
Proteins encoded in this window:
- the LOC131220145 gene encoding uncharacterized protein LOC131220145, which codes for MDGSSRGNPGPSRGGGICRSENGNVIFAFAVGYGVGFNNLAEFRVVWDGLVLCFAKGLSRIVVELDSKLVVDILNHSSNPSWIWRNWSSRIDTMGNYRWLSFQHVLREGNIPADSLAKLGSASQASSYFASSA